One genomic window of Manihot esculenta cultivar AM560-2 chromosome 16, M.esculenta_v8, whole genome shotgun sequence includes the following:
- the LOC110603666 gene encoding uncharacterized protein LOC110603666, which yields MLKNNMGQSQFIKEASFKLKQQNLLQDFLGLQKDFVSKKRKLQMTKQKRDILLAEVRFLRQRHKYLMAMQWHNLQQAQEPIPPQNSSMQTEDVGKLWRTETKLKNGIINGKRVKKKISWKDQSTVMKCGRN from the exons ATGCTGAAGAATAACATGGGTCAATCTCAATTCATTAAGGAAGCTAGCTTTAAATTGAAACAACAAAACCTGCTTCAGGATTTCCTGGGATTGCAAAAG GATTTTGTTTCAAAGAAGAGAAAATTGCAGATGACAAAGCAGAAGAGAGACATTCTATTGGCTGAAGTTCG CTTTTTAAGGCAGAGGCATAAATATTTAATGGCTATGCAGTGGCATAATCTTCAGCAGGCTCAAGAACCAATTCCACCACAAAATTCATCTATGCAAACTGAGGATGTTGGGAAATTGTGGAGAACAGAGACAAAGCTCAAGAATGGCATAATCAATGGCAAAAGAGTTAAGAAGAAAATCTCATGGAAAGATCAGTCAACTGTAATGAAG TGTGGAAGAAACTGA